One Plasmodium relictum strain SGS1 genome assembly, chromosome: 2 genomic region harbors:
- a CDS encoding prefoldin subunit 3, putative translates to MSFEDLTDNTKSVRNIPGAKFIEHITEFLQNRNEETMLRLAKELLLKYKFMEHTFVTRQMNTEKKIPELKDALRVVNALYKRKEMGENKNMELYFPLEESLYARGVVEKTDNILLWLGANVMVEFPFNEALDLLNQHLDRAVNLYEEMDKELLWLHEQISTTEINISRIHNYVEMKKRNKGNNLTENQS, encoded by the exons ATGTCATTTGAAGATTTAACTGATAATACAAAGTCTGTAAGGAATATTCCAGGAGCAAAATTCATA GAACATATAACAgaatttttacaaaatagAAATGAGGAAACTATGCTTCGTTTGGCTAAAGAGCTTTTATT gaaatataaatttatggAACATACTTTTGTAACAAGACAAATGAatactgaaaaaaaaatacctgAATTAAAGGATGCTTTAAGAGTTGTAAATGCTCTTTATAAAAGAAAg GAAATGggtgaaaataaaaatatggaaTTATATTTTCCCCTAGAAGAATCATTATATGCTAGGGGAGTAGTTGAAAAAACTGATAATATTCTTCTGTGGTTAGGA gCCAATGTAATGGTTGAATTTCCATTTAATGAAGCTTTAGATCTCTTGAATCAACATTTAGATAGAGCAGTCAATCTTTATGAAGAAATG gaCAAAGAACTTTTATGGTTACATGAACAAATATCGACAACAGAAATTAATATATCTAGAATACATAACTACGTAgagatgaaaaaaagaaataaaggaAACAATCTTACTGAAAATCAAAGCTAA
- a CDS encoding mitochondrial ribosomal protein S8 precursor, putative: MQRACEMVVSLLRTDSMTQKCPFHVLNVQILELLQKEGLIRGFAIKGTKIDILLKHYKGAPVIRNIRVVSKPSRDIWLTPHELKFRTRFNTGLWVMQTSCGVISHRDCIRMGIGGKMLFAVNNGYQHFC, from the exons atgcagAGGGCATGTGAAATGGTAGTATCTTTATTACGAACTGACTCCATGACTCAGAAATGTCCTTTCCATGTGTTAAACGTTCAGATTCTTGAATTATTACAAAAAGAGGGACTTATTAGAGGGTTTGCAATTAAAGGAACAAAAATAGATATACTACTTAAACATTACAAAGGAGCTCCT GTTATAAGAAATATTCGTGTTGTTTCTAAACCAAGTAGAGATATATGGTTAACTCCTCATGAACTTAAGTTTCGCACACGATTTAACACAGGACTTTGGGTTATGCAAACTAGTTGTGGTGTAATAAGCCACAGAGATTGTATTCGAATGGGGATTGGAGGGAAAATGTTATTTGCAGTTAATAATGGTTATCAACATTTTTGCTGA